The DNA window CGTCTTCGGCTGTAGTGCACGTTTACGCAGTGTGGCATGGCCCATGCTTACCCCAGAAGCTTGTATCGAAAAAGCCTTAAATTCAGGTGAAGACTGTGCGATTGTTTTCGGACGCGAACATTCAGGCTTAAGCAATGCCGAATTAGACCGCTGTCACTATCTCGTACAAATTCCCTCAAATCCTGATTATGCGTCGCTAAATGTTGCTAGTGCTGTGCAAATTCTCGCCTATGAAGCCCGTCGCCAAGCGATGCGTTTAACTGATATAAAAACCCCTGAAGTTAAAAATGAAATTCCGCTTGCGACATCGGAAGACCTTGCGCATTTATACGCTCATTTAGAACAAACCTTAATTGATGTCGAATTTTTAGACCCAGCCAAACCAAGGCATTTAATGCGCAAACTACAACGTTTTTTTAACAAAGCGCATCCAAATCAATCTGAAGTCAATATATTGCGCGGTATTCTGACTGCCGCCCAAAAAAAAGCCCAAGTAAAGACAGAGACATAAAATTAATCAATAAATCGTAATGCAACGCCGTTATTTTTTATGTCATGTGCTTTTTATACAATAAAAATAATGGTGGTGCTAAACAAGTTAAGATTCACAGGATTCAAAACGCTAAAAACAAAAATAACGTGAATAAATCTTTTAAATCCTGAAAATTCTGATTCTGACAAACAAGTTTTACTATTTAGCACTATCTAAAAAAGAACAACATTCACGCGCTCAATTTCTCTATTTATCACTCTCCTAATAAAAGGGCATCATCTTGGATTTAGAACAACTTATTATTAATTATGGTTATCTTGCTATCTTTATTGGTACTTTTTTAGAAGGCGAAACAATCGTTGTATTAGGTGGCATTGCGGCACATATGGGATTACTTGACCTCCCGCTGGTTGCAGCTACTGCTTTCATGGGTTCATTTATGGGCGACCAATTATTTTTCCAAATTGGACGCATTGGCGGAAAACGCCTACTGGCAACCCGCCCCGTCTGGCAGGAACGCATTGAATATATTGATGAACTACTGCACCGTTACCGCTTCTGGCTCATCCTGACTTTCCGCTTTTACTACGGGCTACGCAATATCATCCCCTTTGCCCTTGGTACAATGAGCGTCCCCTTTAAACAATTCTTTATCCTCAACTTTGTCGGTGCGATTATCTGGGCAATTATCCTGAGCTGTTTAGGCTATTTATTCGGACAAGCCTTTGAAGCCTTTCTTGATAAATATCAGCTTCCTGCGATTATCATTATTGTACTTATTCTTGCCTTCATCCTTTTCATGGTCAAACGACGCACGAAAAAGAAAATTATTCATAAGATTGAAGAACATCATCACCATATACACCCAGATGCTCCAAACCCAGAGCATCCCCACTCAGACAACATCAACACGATAAATCATTCAAATAACACAAACCATTGACCATGAACGCAGCGCGGACTTTTAAACCAGAAGAATACTACGTCGAACAAGAACCCTATTACGAAGCAATAGGCAATGAGGTAGAACTGTTCGAAGCTGCCTACCGCAATCAACTCCCTGTCTTGCTCAAAGGGCCAACGGGTTGCGGTAAAACCCGTTTTATCGAATACATGGCATGGAGACTTAAACGCCCATTAATTACTGTCTCCTGTCATGACGACCTCACCGCCTCTGACCTTGTGGGGCGTTTTCTCATTCATGGCGGGAATACGGTTTGGGTTGATGGCGCGTTAGCCCGTGCAGTGCGTCACGGCGCGATATGCTACCTAGATGAAATTGTCGAAGCGCGGAAAGATACAACCGTTGTGATACACCCACTTGCAGATGATAGGCGTGTTTTGCCGATGGATAAATTAGGCGAATTACTTTTATGTCCGCCCGAATTTTGCCTTGCGATTTCTTATAATCCTGGTTATCAAAGTGTTTTAAAAGAATTAAAACAAAGTACTCGACAACGTTTTGTCGCGCTAGAGTTTGATTATCCGAGTGCGGAAGTTGAGCGTAAAATTTTAATCACCGAAACGGGGATAAACTCAGCTATGGCGGATAAATTAGTAAAATTCGCTCAAATGACCCGCAATTTAAAAGGCAATGGCTTAGACGAAGGCGCGAGCACGCGCTTATTAGTCCATTGCGCTACGCTCATTGTTGCGGGCATTGCGCCCCTTGTTGCTTGCCGTAGTGCGATTACTCAAACCTTAACCGATGACCCCGAAATGTTAAAAGCGGTGGGAGAGTTAAGCAGTGCATTGTTTTAAATAATTTTATTTCTTTTTATCCTGTTATAAACGTGCACTGACAAGAGTTGCAAATCGTTGCAAAATACTTTGTGCATCAGGGGTGTCGATAACTTGTTGTCGCGCTGTTGCGACATCTAAACCCTCTTTAATAAACACGGTTTCGCGTTCATTTAAATAGGTTTGCATGATATCTGCGTCAAATTCGGGATGAAATTGTACACCCCATGTTGTATTACCGACGCGATAGGCTTGGCAGGCTGTGTGGGCGTTGCTGGCAAGTATCACCGCATGTTCAGGTGGTGTTATCACTATTTGACGGTGCATCGCATGAACTGATAAAGGGCTTGGCAAGGTATTCAGCAATACATCATCTTGACACGCATCCGTTAAATTCACGGTGACAACGCCAATTTCAAACCCATTGGGATTATTTGCCACTTTCCCGCCCAGCGCGTGGGCAATTAATTGATGTCCATAACAAACGCCAAGTAAAGGGATTTGTGCTTGATGAACATTTGTTAGCCATTTCGCGGTTAATTCGCTCCAGCGTTCGCGGTCTGTGACCATCGCGGGCGAGCCTGTGACTAAAACGCCTGCGACTTCATCTAAAGTATCAGGTAACGGCTCACCGTCAAAAACGTCTATCAGTTCTTGTTGTGTCTCATCAAAAGGCAATTGTTGCGTAAACCATTGGTCAAAATCGCCACGTCGTTTTATTAAGGTGGGGAAGGTCTTGCCCGTTTTTATGAGAAATAGTTTTTTCATGTGTTGCTCGCGTGCGTGAGGAAAACAGGTCAGTCTTGCATCAAACGCGATATTATATAAAGTCTCAATCAGTGACGGCTATGATTATCTACGCGGCAACAGTGTGTAATGTGTTATGTGTTGGGCGTGTAGCACGGTTGACAAAGTGCTTCATGTAGCGGTCTTGTAAGTTATCTAAATCAAGCAGGATAAAGACATCTGCAACTTTAAAATCAGCATCCCAATAAGGTTCGCCACAAATTTGCGCCCCTAAGCGTAAATAGGCTTTGAGTAAAGAAGGGGTGTCTAAATTAAAGGTATCTTCTTCTACCGTTTTCCGCAGGGGAATTTTAGGGGTAACGCGCAATTGATCATTGCTAAAATAACGTTCGCGGAAGTGGTCAAATAAGCTATGGTGGTCGTCGGTTGGCATGGGAATACTGGCACATCCCATTAAGTAGTCAAAACCCTCTTCCACCATAAAACGGGCAATCCCCGACCATAATAGAGTAATTACGCCACCTGTCCGATATTCAGGATGTACGCAGGTACGTCCAATTTCCATAAACCGCCCTTCTAGGCGTAAGACGCGGGATAAATCAAATTCTGATTCGGAGTAGAACCCGCCCGCCAGTTTGGCTTGCTCATTGGTTAAAATACGAGTACAACCAACAACTTGATGAGTTATCGATTCACGGACTAAAACATGCTGACAATAATCGTCAAAAGCATCAATATCATAGCCTGATAAACTGGTATTGAGTGTTGCGCCCATTTCTTCGGAAAAGACTTGATAGCGTAGGGCTTGCGCTTGTCTCACTTCAGCTTTATTCGTGGTAATTGTGACGTAGCATTTTTGCTTGTCATCAACGTCGCGTACAATCGTGTTGTTTGTATTCATGCCAGAACCCCGTAAATATGCTGTGGATTCTTTAAATTAGCAAGGCAGAATTGCATTGTTTTGACAGTGATATGACAATAAAATTAAAGTTTTATGTGTGTTTGATGACAATATGCCATTAAAGAATAATATGCATTAAACCCTCACTTTTATTAAATTTATGCAGACTCTCCATGACCGAGGCTATAAAAGGCTATTCTCCAATAAAACCTTTTTCCGCCAACTCCTACAATCTTTCGTCCCTGAACCATGGGTTAAAGATATCGATTTCGAATCTGCTGAGCGTATCGATAAATCTTTCGTCTCTGAACACTACAAGGAAACTGAAAGCGATTTAATTTATAAAGTTAAATTTAAAGAACAAGAAGCCTATATTTATGTCTTGCTAGAATTTCAATCTTCCGTTGTATGGTTCATGGCATTACGGGTTCTACACTATCTCTGTAGTTTCTGGTTAGACTACGCAGAAACTCGTCCTAAAGTGAAAAAACTCCCACCGATTTTTCCTATCGTTTTATATAACGGCGAAGAAAAATGGACGAAGCCCACGCGATTACGCGATATTTTAGAAGAACCTGACTTATTAAAAGGCTATACCCCTGACTTTCGCTTTTTCAAAATTGCTGAAAATGAATACAGTCAAGAACAACTGTTACAAATTAAAAATCTGGTTTCAACGCTATTCCTCGCAGAAACCTACCCCAACGATATAGAACTACTCATTGCACAAGTACTAAACTTATTTGAGACTGAGCAACAAGAAGGGGTTTCACTCTTAGCCAACTGGTTTGCGCAGTTAATGATACACGGACGACGCTCTGTAGAAGACTATCAAAGTTTGGAGCAGGTCTATCAAGATAAATACGAGGTAAAAGCCATGCTAGACAATGCGATTCAACAGATACGGCAACAAGAAAGGGCTACAGGATTTGAAGAAGGCATTTTTAAAGGGAGAGCACAAGGACTCGAAGAGGGGATTTTCAAGGGCAGAGCCGAAGGCATTTCTAAGGGCAAAACAGAAGCCCTAATTACCCTATTAGAAGCTCGCTTTATGCCTTTAACAGTAGAAGAAAAAGAACGCCTGTTTCAATTAACGGATGAAAAGATAACCGCTTTATTAATCCAATTCTATAAAATCGATAGTATAAGTGAGTTTTGGCAGGGTATTGAGACACATTAGATGCAAACGCTTCATGACCGAGGCTATAAAAGGCTATTCTCCAATAAAACCTTTTTCCGCCAACTCCTACAATCTTTCGTCCCTGAACCATGGGTGAAAGATATCGATTTCGAATCTGCTGAGCGTATCGATAAATCTTTCGTCTCTGAACATTACAAAGAAACGGAAAGCGATTTAATTTATAAAGTTAAATTTAAAGAGCAAGAAGCCTATATTTATGTTTTACTAGAATTTCAATCATCCGTTGTATGGTTCATGGCGTTGCGCGTTCTGCACTATCTCTGTAGTTTCTGGTTAGACTACGCAGAAACTCGTCCTAAAGTGAAAAAACTCCCACCGATTTTTCCTATCGTTTTATATAACGGCGAAGAAAAATGGACGAAGCCCACCCGATTACGCGATATTTTAGAAGAACCTGACTTATTAAAAGGCTATACCCCTGATTTCCGCTTTTTCAAAATCGCTGAAAATGAATACAGTCAAGAACAACTACTACAAATCAAAAATCCGGTTTCAACGCTATTCCTCGCAGAAACCTACCCCAACGATATAGAACTACTCATTGCACAAGTACTAAACTTATTTGAAACCGAGCAACAAGAAGGAGTTTCACTCTTAGCCAACTGGTTTGCGCAGTTAATGATACACGGACGACGTTCAGCAGAAGACTATCAAAGTTTAGAGCAGGTCTATCAAGATAAATACGAGGTAAAAGCCATGTTAGACAATGCCATTCAACAGATACGGCAACAAGAAAGGGCTACAGGATTTGAAGAAGGCATTTTTAAGGGGAGAGCACAAGGACTCGAAGAGGGTATTTTCAAGGGCAGAGCCGAAGGCAAAGCGGAAGCCCTAATTACCTTATTAGAAGCTCGCTTTATGCCTTTAACAGTAGAAGAAAAAGAACGGCTGTTTCAACTCAGTGATGGGAAATTAATGGCGTTACTGGTCAAATTCTACAATATTGAGAATATCAGCGCATTTTGGCGAGAAATTGAAACTCATTAGATGCAAACGCTATGAGATGCCCAGCGTCTCAAATCGCCCGCTGAATATCGCTACGTTGATGAAAAGTGGCGTTATCCATGACAATTACAGAGTTTTGAGGGAGTTTAGGGAGTAACTCTTAGGTTATCCAAGCAAAAAAGACATCGGAATTAATCGCCCCAGAAACGAAAGAGACCGTTAATAAACAAAAATTGAGCAAAGCCCCGATGGCATTAGTACGTCCTTTAACCTGAGTTCGGCGAGTTTCTTTTAAAAAGATAACAGCTTGTCTGAATTCTGACTTTTTGGTTTGAGGGTTTTAAATCCTGTTAATCCTGAAAATCCTGATTCAGACAAAAAAACCTGCTAGGTTTTAAAAACCTAGCAGGTCTGTCTTGGGTTTACTTTTTTATTTAATTTATTAAATAACATATTCATTATGCCTTCTCTTATTGCAAATGAATATTTTCCCCCTTCTTCGCGTTTTCTTTCTCTTCTTCTAAATTTTTCATATAACGTAAAGGGTCTATAGCATGGTCACGCAATAGTTCTCTAAATTCATTGGGGTCACAACCTGCAACATGGGCGGCTTGGTGTATGTCTCCTGCGACCATGTTCATTACACGTTGTAGATAATTTTTATCAAATTCTTTACGGGCTTGTGTAAGCGTTTGAAATTTATTTTCAGTATCGCGTAAGGCTTGTTTTACGAGTGATAATGGAATCATCGGCGAGGCAGAAAGAACGCTACATAATTCAATTACATTTTGTAATTGGCGCACATTTCCCGGCCAAGTCAGATTGATGATGTATTCCATTGCATCTGGTGAAAAACGCGGGGTTTGTTCTAGGGATTCGCGTTGGGCTTGTTTGTTTAAGAAGTGGTCGACAAGCAGTGATATATCTTCGCGCCGTTGTGAGAGGGGCGGGAGATAGAGTGGAATAACATTGAGTCGATAAAAGAGGTCTTCACGGAATTCTCCACGGCGGACGGCAGCTTCTAGGTCGTGATGGGTGGCGGAAATAATGCGCACGTCCACAGTAACGCTATTGACCGCACCGACGGATTTAACTTGTCCATCTTGTAAGGTCCGCAGGAGTTTAACTTGTAGTGTTGCGGGCATATCGCCGATTTCGTCTAAGAAAAGTGTACCGCCGTTTGCTGCTTGGAAGAGTCCTAAGTTTTTGCGTACTGCGCCTGTGAATGCGCCTTTTTCGTGTCCGAATAGTTCGGATTCTAGGAGTTGTTCTGAGAGCGCGCCACAGTTGATGGCTAAAAATACTTGTTCTTTGCGGGGGCTTGCACGGTGAATGGCGCGGGCAAGCAGTTCTTTACCTGTTCCCGTCGCGCCTCCAATGAAGATGTTACTGCGGGTTTTTGCCACACGCTGTGCTTGTTTGAGCATGTTGGACATGATGGCACTGCGGTGAATAATTTCGGGGGCAAATTCGGCAGCTTCATCTTTGTTGGCTGTACCTACATGCGTGAGAGCTGATTGTACACAGCGCATGAGGTCTTCAGGGTCAACGGGTTTAGTGAGAAATTCAAAAACGCCTTGATGTGTCGCTCGTACTGCATCAGAGATTTGCGCACTACCACTGAGCATGATGACGGGTAGCACGCTGTTGTAATCTTGAATTTGTTTAAGGAGTGCTATGCCATCCATGCCATCCATGCGTAAGTCGGTGATGACAAGGTGCGGACGGAAATTGGGAAGTTCTAACACGGCTTTTTCGCCGCTTTCTACGGTTGCAACTTCGTATCCTGCATCTTCAAGCCATGCAGACATCAGTGCAAGAATAAAGGTGTCGTCATCAACCAGTAAGATACGTAGCGGACGTACTTCTTCTTCTGTAGGGGTTATGGGTGTATCTGACATGCTTTGTGGATTCCTTAGCGTTCATTCAACAATTATTTATTATGATAGGTCGTAGATAGTGAACTCTATATTCTAAAATTCAATCAGTTAATTTGAGTATTTTTAAACATCATTACTATATGTGTCGTCTTGTTTAGCTCAGTTTGTTTTGTATTGAGTGTTTTCAGTAAATTTAGAATTAACTGTCATTGTCGCCGACTTTTTGGCTTGATGTTTAACTTAATTATATTTTTTTGATTCTGTTATTAATTCAATTTTGTTAGTGCATAGGATAGTGTATTTATAGGATAGTTTCTAATGAAGTTGCAACTACTTGATTGCGCCCTCGTCGTTTGGCTTCTTGTACTGCTTTTTCGGTAGCTTGGAGAATATCGCGTTCACTATTTATTAGTGGTTCATGGTGTAAATGTCCTGGGTAGTAGGCAATGCCTGCGCTGAGGGTGAGCGGTATCAGGGTATTGTTCACTTTCACTTGGCTATTGGCGATTTCTTCTACAAGTTGTTCTAAGACTTGTTGGGCGGATAGCATGTCAGCGTCATTGAGTGCGATAACAAAGCAGTCGTCTTTGTAGCGTCCTAATAGGTCTCCGCGTCGAAAACGTTGGCGTAGCATTTTAGCGATTTGTCTTAATACGTTGTTGCCTATCCAGTAACCATATTCTTGATTAAGCTGTTTAAAGTTGTCTATATCTATCATTGCGACCGCAATCGGACTGCCTGAACGTTCTGCATTGGCAATACTGGAAAGTAGGCGATTGCGAAATGTGTTTGTATTGAGTAGTTGGGTTAAGCCGTCGTAGGCTTGTAGCGCGTTGAGACGGTGTGCATGTTGAATACGTTTTAAAATGAATTGAATCACATATTCTGTTTGAGTCGGTGTATTGGGGATGGGCAGATAGTCTTCGTTACTCACAGCGTGATGTTGCCCATAGGATTGTAAATGATTGTCATCAGTTAATAAGATAACGGGCAGGGTGAGATAAGCATCTTCTTGTTTGAGGAGTGTCAGTAAATGTATACCTTGTTCTATCCCGATATTTAAGTTAATCAGCAGTAATTGCGGTTGTAAGGCGATTAGGGTGTTAATCATATCTGTTGCTGTGTGCACAATGTGGAGATGTAATTGTGTGCTACGCAGTGCTTGGTGATAATTGCTTGCGGTATTTTCTGTTGTGTTTGCTTCTAACAGTAGAATATGTGGCGGGTTTTTAAATCGTGGGCTGATAATGTGTT is part of the Beggiatoa alba B18LD genome and encodes:
- a CDS encoding GNAT family N-acetyltransferase: MNTNNTIVRDVDDKQKCYVTITTNKAEVRQAQALRYQVFSEEMGATLNTSLSGYDIDAFDDYCQHVLVRESITHQVVGCTRILTNEQAKLAGGFYSESEFDLSRVLRLEGRFMEIGRTCVHPEYRTGGVITLLWSGIARFMVEEGFDYLMGCASIPMPTDDHHSLFDHFRERYFSNDQLRVTPKIPLRKTVEEDTFNLDTPSLLKAYLRLGAQICGEPYWDADFKVADVFILLDLDNLQDRYMKHFVNRATRPTHNTLHTVAA
- a CDS encoding RNA methyltransferase, with the protein product MSTSLDNLLRRLHIVMVGTTHAGNIGSAARAMKTMNLSRLVLVEPLKFPSAEATALASGASDILQQARVCDSLEDGLKDCRIVFGCSARLRSVAWPMLTPEACIEKALNSGEDCAIVFGREHSGLSNAELDRCHYLVQIPSNPDYASLNVASAVQILAYEARRQAMRLTDIKTPEVKNEIPLATSEDLAHLYAHLEQTLIDVEFLDPAKPRHLMRKLQRFFNKAHPNQSEVNILRGILTAAQKKAQVKTET
- a CDS encoding sigma-54-dependent transcriptional regulator, which produces MSDTPITPTEEEVRPLRILLVDDDTFILALMSAWLEDAGYEVATVESGEKAVLELPNFRPHLVITDLRMDGMDGIALLKQIQDYNSVLPVIMLSGSAQISDAVRATHQGVFEFLTKPVDPEDLMRCVQSALTHVGTANKDEAAEFAPEIIHRSAIMSNMLKQAQRVAKTRSNIFIGGATGTGKELLARAIHRASPRKEQVFLAINCGALSEQLLESELFGHEKGAFTGAVRKNLGLFQAANGGTLFLDEIGDMPATLQVKLLRTLQDGQVKSVGAVNSVTVDVRIISATHHDLEAAVRRGEFREDLFYRLNVIPLYLPPLSQRREDISLLVDHFLNKQAQRESLEQTPRFSPDAMEYIINLTWPGNVRQLQNVIELCSVLSASPMIPLSLVKQALRDTENKFQTLTQARKEFDKNYLQRVMNMVAGDIHQAAHVAGCDPNEFRELLRDHAIDPLRYMKNLEEEKENAKKGENIHLQ
- a CDS encoding glutamine amidotransferase, whose protein sequence is MKKLFLIKTGKTFPTLIKRRGDFDQWFTQQLPFDETQQELIDVFDGEPLPDTLDEVAGVLVTGSPAMVTDRERWSELTAKWLTNVHQAQIPLLGVCYGHQLIAHALGGKVANNPNGFEIGVVTVNLTDACQDDVLLNTLPSPLSVHAMHRQIVITPPEHAVILASNAHTACQAYRVGNTTWGVQFHPEFDADIMQTYLNERETVFIKEGLDVATARQQVIDTPDAQSILQRFATLVSARL
- a CDS encoding Rpn family recombination-promoting nuclease/putative transposase, yielding MQTLHDRGYKRLFSNKTFFRQLLQSFVPEPWVKDIDFESAERIDKSFVSEHYKETESDLIYKVKFKEQEAYIYVLLEFQSSVVWFMALRVLHYLCSFWLDYAETRPKVKKLPPIFPIVLYNGEEKWTKPTRLRDILEEPDLLKGYTPDFRFFKIAENEYSQEQLLQIKNPVSTLFLAETYPNDIELLIAQVLNLFETEQQEGVSLLANWFAQLMIHGRRSAEDYQSLEQVYQDKYEVKAMLDNAIQQIRQQERATGFEEGIFKGRAQGLEEGIFKGRAEGKAEALITLLEARFMPLTVEEKERLFQLSDGKLMALLVKFYNIENISAFWREIETH
- a CDS encoding Rpn family recombination-promoting nuclease/putative transposase, whose protein sequence is MQTLHDRGYKRLFSNKTFFRQLLQSFVPEPWVKDIDFESAERIDKSFVSEHYKETESDLIYKVKFKEQEAYIYVLLEFQSSVVWFMALRVLHYLCSFWLDYAETRPKVKKLPPIFPIVLYNGEEKWTKPTRLRDILEEPDLLKGYTPDFRFFKIAENEYSQEQLLQIKNLVSTLFLAETYPNDIELLIAQVLNLFETEQQEGVSLLANWFAQLMIHGRRSVEDYQSLEQVYQDKYEVKAMLDNAIQQIRQQERATGFEEGIFKGRAQGLEEGIFKGRAEGISKGKTEALITLLEARFMPLTVEEKERLFQLTDEKITALLIQFYKIDSISEFWQGIETH
- a CDS encoding GGDEF domain-containing response regulator: MSSISEQQSQLQKLYLHSMIEKRTELINGMLLAEQQNWQGDAVAKLEQIVVRLIGAGVYGFADISSLAYTVEQLLKAEVINDKNTLYLSLKRLCDLLTIYAEQHNTNPSSLFDAIVAPLPLKHILYIDNRNSENEAFVKQMEYMGYQITWCATLEELIPLIANLQVDVVLMDVLTTHNLTQVGTVLKTFLLTKTPCFFTSYQDTIETRLTAIAAGATHYLPKPITLANLQTAFEHIISPRFKNPPHILLLEANTTENTASNYHQALRSTQLHLHIVHTATDMINTLIALQPQLLLINLNIGIEQGIHLLTLLKQEDAYLTLPVILLTDDNHLQSYGQHHAVSNEDYLPIPNTPTQTEYVIQFILKRIQHAHRLNALQAYDGLTQLLNTNTFRNRLLSSIANAERSGSPIAVAMIDIDNFKQLNQEYGYWIGNNVLRQIAKMLRQRFRRGDLLGRYKDDCFVIALNDADMLSAQQVLEQLVEEIANSQVKVNNTLIPLTLSAGIAYYPGHLHHEPLINSERDILQATEKAVQEAKRRGRNQVVATSLETIL
- a CDS encoding CbbQ/NirQ/NorQ/GpvN family protein, with protein sequence MNAARTFKPEEYYVEQEPYYEAIGNEVELFEAAYRNQLPVLLKGPTGCGKTRFIEYMAWRLKRPLITVSCHDDLTASDLVGRFLIHGGNTVWVDGALARAVRHGAICYLDEIVEARKDTTVVIHPLADDRRVLPMDKLGELLLCPPEFCLAISYNPGYQSVLKELKQSTRQRFVALEFDYPSAEVERKILITETGINSAMADKLVKFAQMTRNLKGNGLDEGASTRLLVHCATLIVAGIAPLVACRSAITQTLTDDPEMLKAVGELSSALF
- a CDS encoding DedA family protein; translation: MDLEQLIINYGYLAIFIGTFLEGETIVVLGGIAAHMGLLDLPLVAATAFMGSFMGDQLFFQIGRIGGKRLLATRPVWQERIEYIDELLHRYRFWLILTFRFYYGLRNIIPFALGTMSVPFKQFFILNFVGAIIWAIILSCLGYLFGQAFEAFLDKYQLPAIIIIVLILAFILFMVKRRTKKKIIHKIEEHHHHIHPDAPNPEHPHSDNINTINHSNNTNH